DNA from Desulfarculus baarsii DSM 2075:
CAACAAATTCGCCGACTTCGATCTGGCCATTCAAGCCGACAACTACCCCCTGCCCTGCACCAAGGACAGGGAAAGCTACTATGGCGACCGCCATTTGGCCTATTGGCTCAGCGGCTACGAATCATTGCTTTTTCTGGAAGATGCGGCCAAGCAATATGGCGTGGAGCTGGGCGGCGTTTATGATTTCGGCTGCGCCAGCGGCCGCGTTTTACGCCATTTCGCCGTGCAGCGGCCCGAGACCAAAATCTTCGGCTCGGACATCAACAAAAGGCACATCGATTGGGTGAACAAATATTTGCCCAGCAACATCGTCGCCTTCTGCAACACATCCATACCAACCTTGCCCATGAAAGACGAAGCGGTCGACTTGGTCACGGCCTTTTCCGTTTTCACGCACATCGAGGCCTTCGACATGACCTGGTTGATGGAAATCCACCGCATCCTGC
Protein-coding regions in this window:
- a CDS encoding class I SAM-dependent methyltransferase, producing the protein MLAPVGEHLENQNLVRHARNKFADFDLAIQADNYPLPCTKDRESYYGDRHLAYWLSGYESLLFLEDAAKQYGVELGGVYDFGCASGRVLRHFAVQRPETKIFGSDINKRHIDWVNKYLPSNIVAFCNTSIPTLPMKDEAVDLVTAFSVFTHIEAFDMTWLMEIHRILRPGGLAWVTVHSDQTWLDFNENWPLHKGLCNHPKFPGLDKRQPMSTDKLIFRWHNNRSYTSNVFYRTEYIHNVWGRLFDVREIRRRYPIYQDAVILQKRA